The window AATGTAGcacttttattacaatgtaagtcTCTCTGGGACTTGTCCTACAGAAATAGTacccaagcccttttatagtggagggatttggctctaagcataataaaataaacattcagtgggagacccataaTAAGTCAGTTTTCCCATagtttctgccaagattctctctagtgggattgtaacggcttttgtctgcgagctcgatcttgcttagaaccctcgatttGGTTTGAGCTCGatttcggctcgaactcgtgatcttggttcgagcccgatcctggctcgagccctcgaattgattcgaggtcaatgttggttggtctctggattaTCAGCATGATGGATCTACTCTGCATCATGGTTTGATTTTGATTCGaactcgataatgatatcgactCGACACGGATCGGCCTCCCCAGGTTCGAGGTTAGTTTGTTCCACCTTCGGGATATTACTTCGATAAATCATcgctcgaactcgatcgaacgtgttaaggccgaaatctatttcgaccgtatacagatagtcccttcgTTTCCCTgaaagaatgtggcgagaaacgatatgattttttaacagctcgatcggattatatccTGTCGTTTCCATCGGGTTCGATTATGACGCTTCTGGTAGCTGTCCCGTCGGTTTAgcctttcaaggcatttaatgcatgtcaggcggtggtcggccactgttgatactgaaccgccatcgcttgaacctataaataaccctttcttttatcttttaccatttttacaccttctatcttccaaatttcccaagCTCTTCTTCGTACCGTCTAACTTACCAGTAAATCTGTGATTTCTTTCCGCAAAATCCCTCTTTAATtctaccaaatctttgtcactttcTTCTGCTCCTCACCTTTGAAttcgaaaatggcgaaaacatcgcaaaccattcctcagaaagagaaggctTCACCTTCACAGTGTGCCGCTGATGAGACACCGGCagaaccacggcctgaggagtgtgttcccggggcgtgtgtccttacttcagattttaaggtcgataaaggttcatcggtccctggccggtgtgagccggtatcgaagtacatgtgttcgataaccgagaagcACCTCGAACAGCTAAAGAAGGATTGCAATTGGGGTGagaaagaaataataattcctacgcccgacgaagatatcacttcttacgtgaaagggtttttgaatgtgtatacttaccctttcactttgggtCCCCTCGATTCCGTTTTTATTGACTTTTGTCGACAATACcaggtaaccctaggccaggtcaATCCTTTTTTGTGGCGGATCGTTATcctgatccgatattttgtgagcaagatcgaggggaggtcgttcaccctcgatcatctcatcTGTTTGTACCGTCCTcgactttttcgaggagggttaataaaactccagcgtcgggctaccaaggctctgttctcgagtattgacgaggacagggaccggggttggatgggcaggttcgttcgagtaaggacttcggacctgattccaaccgaaaagatgccctttcctgaggagtggaatatgaaacgtaagtgtgatcttgctgttatttctattttcttcttttattctctcattgacactcctctttttttttgtagCGGTTTCCTGGATGCCCGGAGCAATTCCCGATCTCAGGAACTGGGTACGAGCCTttgtttcgacctccacatacgccgagcgctcatggcgtgatttgtcaaagggtcggtgggaggccaaaaatcacggtaagctcaTTTCTCGGACTCTTAGATGATCCGAACGAGgtggttttcaaaatattttattaaggttttccatatgcaggtttgggtaaaGACACGGTTTTGAGGCCCTTGTCCAATGAGGAGGAAATttcggcctctgtcccaaagccggtgaagaaaaataaaaggaaaagagcctcGGTTCCCGAAGATCtaaaaccgaagaagaggacggctcgtaagccgaataagaatgtcattcctttgaccgtgAAATCCGTTCAGCGTCTAAGatggagatgaagaagaagaagaagaagagaacaaTGAGTCCGCGCTGGCGGTCCGAACGAAGAGAACCACCGATGCCTCATCGCTGGCTGGATCGATGATGCTCCATGAGGCTCTGCCTCGAACTGAAGATATACTGGAGAAAGATTCGGGTAGAGTCATTGAACTCTCGGATATCGAAGACGCATCTCATCGGAGTCAACCGGTAGGGGATATGACCGAAGAGGCCCTCGAACCGCGGAGAACGCTCCAGGCGATTCATCTGGGCAGCAGCAATCGAGGATTCGCCTACCTTTCCCGCTTTTTCcgcaggggtgattcgggaagctcaaACTCTGGGAGCCCTCGATCTAGACAGGCCTCACGATGAAGGAGATCCCTTTCGCGGCCTGTTTACCGGTATTGAGGACGTTGCCGGTGCTGGTGATGAATCGGATCTTTTTCACGGGTTgcggcaggctttgaatcaggtgagcttttaaaaatattttgtcGGTACTATCTTTTTGTTCGTTTTTCGTTAACTCCActtcttgtttctttgtaggcaGCGGCAGTTCATCGAGAACAATGTTCTCGATCCCAGAATGAGCTGCATCGATACGCGGCCGACCTACAACGGGCTACTAACGAGGGGAACTCCCTCAGACTTTCCCTAGGGCAGAgagaagaggaaataaaagacctccgaacTGAGCTGGCCAAGGCTTAACGAGACCAGACcgatttgtctgagcaggtaatgatgctttttgaaagcctatgggcttgataccggaacgataactaacatttcggtctcacagctgcagcaaaaaatcgagatgatcgggaagcttcgtgaggaggttgACGTGATAAGAACGGAGTCTTTGCgatggaaagaaggtatggaccgctttgctgcggaaaaagagactgctcgagcccagttatcatcgtCCGAAACCCATcttcagaaaatgaaggaaaaaggcctggttcaagcaagaagaattgaggagcttgaggctcggttggcctttGTACTTTCCAAGGCTCGTGGCCgtttatcgggccgatgctgaagctgcccaagtTCAGGCAAGAGAGTCAGCCGAGTCCGCCGATATTCGAGCGCATTGggtcgccgaacttgctaagtgtcgatctagaagggaaactctcgaggagatccatgctcgcggcttcgatctcgctgaagagataaaaagggccaaagaactcgaagccgatgctgaagctctggTTTCTGATGGCGATGACGATGACGATGGGAGCAAGAAAGGATCCGAAAACGGGGGTGGAGGCCGATaaagaagagaccgctcctgACCGAGAAGTTTAGTTCTTagtttttacgttgtaatcaTCCATGCAGATAAATCTGTATATAGACATATCTCCctttttgccgacttgcttctgtttttgTTTCCTGTCTTGTGAGGACTTTATTCACGCTTTATGAATGTTTTCACAATGATTTAAACAacttgatcaaatttggacttcgtagcctcTGTAACCGAGCGAGCGCTTACTCGAACTTGGAacgatgtagcccttaggcttattagttgtcaATGGTTCGATCTTGAagaaatgtagcccgtaggcgtaatggtcgagtgagtgtttgctcgaactcgaaataaaaatagcccgtaggcgtaatggtggagtgtttgctcgaactcgaaataaaaatagcccataggcttagtcgagtgaatgattcaaactcgaagtagtgtagcccgtaggcttaatggtcgagtgagtgtttgctcgaactcgaaataaaaatagcccgtaggcgtaatggtcgagtgagtgtttgctcaaactcgaaataaaaatagcccgtaggcttagtcgagtgaatgattcaaactcgaagtagtatagcccgtaggcgtaatggtcgagtgagtgtttgctcgaactcgaaataaaaatagcccgtaggcgtaatggtcgagtgagtgtttgctcgaactcgaaataaaaatagcccgtaggcgtaatggtcgagtgagtgtttgctcgaactcgaaataaaaatagcccataggcgtaatggtcgagtgagtgtttgctcgaactcgaaataaaagtagcccataggcttagtggtcgagtgagtgtttgctcgaactcgaaataaaaatagcccgtaggcataatggtcgagtgagtgtttgctcgaactcgaaataaaagtagcccgtaggcttagtggccGAGTTTATCTTAATTCAGATTGcataataaatcccaaaatagaagaattttccttggatataagaagctgataaagaagagaactttcttcgcACGCTATTACGCGCCTGGGTTCGGGCCtatctatatgagcatggttcgcttcgaccatttggctcttacaatttttcctattggaaccctgttgttgtgaaataactttcttgcggcATCGGAGTTTGTTGTAAATGTTGcatgatcaatggttgcctcattaaaaaccttgccgaaaaacccatttgggataaaactggtctaagggaaaaagagtgcaacgcgtgctttcaagcgAGAGAGCCATCTTAgccttgttcggacttctgcaggggtcagttttgagatataaacgaatatggaaaggctgtaccttagcaatagtaccGTTTTAGACGTGATACATTCCAGCTGTTTGATaactgtttgccgtttataatgtcgagcctgtacgatccctttccgatgttctcgagcacctgatatggtccttcccaattcagtcctagttttccttcgttcggatttcgggtattgaaggtaatttttcttaacactaagtcccagggcttgaaatggcggagcttggttcttcggttataatatctttcgattcgctgcttttgtgcggccaattggacgagagcagcttctcgtctttcgtccgatagttcgaggctggtattcatggcctcgttatttgattcttccatcgtgAATCGAAATCTGGACTGGGTTCAccaacttcgactggtatcaatgcttcggacccatatactaaggagaatggggttgcccccgtactggatttcgACGGCGTCCGATAtacccaaaggacttcgggcaggatttctctcaatttccctttagcgtcgttcaacctcttatTTAAGCTTTGAATgacagttttgttcgttgattcggcatgTCCATTCCCAATGGGGTGGTATGGCGTTGATAGTATCCTTTTTATCTTGTGGTTttcgaggaatcttgttactttgatgccaacgaattgttttccattgtcacacactatttcggcgggtatgccgaatcggcatatgatatgatcccaaataaagtctataacttctttctctcttattttttcgaacgcctgcgcttcaacccatttagaaaaatagtcagtcataaataaaatgaatttggcattacctggggtcgatggcagagggtcggcgatatccattccccacttcatgaatggccatggggataggactgagtggagttgctctccgggttggtggatcatcggtgcaaacctttgacatttgtcacatgtacgaacaaattccttcgcatctttgcccatatcgatccaataataccctgctctgattattttttgaactAGTGTATCGGCTCCAGAGTGATTCTCGCAAGCACCCtcgtgcacttcccgtaggatgtaaacggtatctcccggacccaagcatactgccaacggtccatcgaacgttcttcgGTACAGAGTTCCGTCCGAAGGCAACGTGAATCGAGTTGCTTTAGTCCGTAAGGTTCCGGAATCTTTACGGTCCGATGGGAGTTTTTCGcttttcaagtattcaatatacttgtttctccaatctcaggttaagcttgtagaatttatttcggcgtgaccttcttcgactaccaatctcgaaagttgaacaacattccccgGGCCTgaatcatctacctcgaccgacgaccccaaattcGCGAGCGTGTCGGCCTCATTATTCTGCTCCCTTGGTATATGTTGTAAAGTCCACTGTTTGAAATGGTGTAAAGTGAcaagcagtttatctaaatacctttgcattctaccttctcgaacttcgaaggttttgtttacttgactcatcaccagcaaggagtcgcaattggcttcaatggtcattttcattttttggtacacctgtcctagacagacccaacccctgtgttgagcctccaaagtcaaatgcacgtgatgcaaacaaacattcctactagggatccggcaagaaacccttttacgttcgaagccccgtccgtaaaaaggatccatacccccgatgatgtacctgatttcaacagttctttttcaacttcgggtacgagggttggcgtgaaatcggccaggaagtctgctaaaatttgagacttgatggccgtgtggggttgatattcgatatcgtacccactgagtttgatggcccatttgaccagtcggcctgataactcgggtttgtgcaaaatattacgaagcgggtaagtggttaacacacatatgggatgacattgaaagtacggcaTTTACCTTcttgaggcgcttatcagtgcaagtgccaatttttctaggagcggatatctagtttcctcttctcctaaggttcgactcgtataatagacggggaattgcgtaccttgctcttctcgaactaggacaccgcttacggcgacttccgatactgccaagtacaaataaagttttcgtctgtttttggagtgtgaagtagtggtgggcttgataCATATCGCTTTAGTTCccctaatgcttgttggcactccggggtccaagcaaaatcgctcttcttttttagtagagagaaaaatttgcgACTTCGGTCAGATGATCTTGAGATGAACCGGCTTAAGGCTGCAATCCgacccgttagcctttgtacggtCTTCACGCTGTCCACAAcgacgatgtcttcgatggccttgattttatcggggttaatctctattcgccgatgtgacaccatgaagccgagaaacttgcccgatccgaccccgaaagcacatttctcggggttgagattcatgttgtatttcctcaaaatctcgaacgttttcctgcaaatgagtcaaatggtcctctgcgcgcagggacttaactaacatgtcatcaatataaacttccattgattctcctatttgttcttcaaacattttatttactaggcgttggtaagtagcccctgcgttttttagcccgaaaggcatcacattataacaatacgttccatatttggtgatgaatgaagtcttttcctggtcctccgggttcatctggatttgattataaccggaataggcatcgagaaaagtgaggatctcgtggccggtcgtggcatcgatcatgcgatcgatgttgggcagcggaaaggaatctttggggactgctttgttcaaatccttatagtccacacacattctaagtttgttcccttttttagggactacaactacgttggccagccattcgggatatttcacctcccgaatggaccctactttgagaagcttggttacctcgccctttatgaatgcatgctttctCCCGGActgggtcttctcttttgcttcaccggtctgaacctggggtccagacttagctgatgcgtcgttatgtccggcgggatccctgttatatctaaatgggaccaggaaaaacaatcgatgttatcgataagaaattaaacgagtttcttcctgagttcggggctcaaccccgttcccaagtatacctttcgctcgggccagtgctcgatcaatatgacttgctctagctcctcgattgttgatttggtggcttcggagtcatcgggaatcacgaaagatcgagggaccctttgatcatcatcctcttcgattttctggttgtctggctgggtcgaagccgatgtctgtgattgctatttggtgtcacGTTCTCCTTCCGGGCCCGATCCTTTTATCGGCGAAAGTGAGGACATTGGTTTAGCTTCGTCGACGGCGAACATTTCCTTTGTGGCTGGCTGTTCTCCGTACACCGTTTTGACACCTCCCGATGTCGGAAATTTGAGtgcctggtgtagggtcgaaggcacagctctcatgttgtggatccatggccttccgaaaagggcgttatatctcatatcgccttcgatcacgtgaaacttcgtTTCCTGGATGGTTTCGGCCACAtttattggtaggattatctcacccttgtggtttcgcatgccatattgaacccgtttaggaccAGAGTTGCGGATACGATCCATtcctgtaggccgagctgttctaccaccttcaatcggatgatgttggccgagctacctggatcgattaacatACGCTTAATTTTacttttattcatgagtacggatattaccagtgcgtcgttatgaggttggatgaccccctctgcatcttcatcatcaaaggacaaagtccccatgggtgcgtaatcttgagtccgagatcgcttttccctcaccatcGATGTTTTACTGCGTTTAAGTACTGGTCCGTGAGGGGTATCGATGTCGCCGATGATCATATGGATGACGTGttgcggttcttcttgctcgttttgcttgctgaaatccctgcttttaaaatggttcttcgccctatcactcagaaactccTGAAGGTTTCCTTTGTTAAACAAGcgagctatttcctctcttagttgcttgcaatcttccgttctgtggccatgggtaccatgatattcgcacgtttggttgggatttcttcgggcaggatcggtctgcatgggtcgaggccatttagtgtctttgatgcgcccGATGGCTGACACGAGAGTGGATGCgccaacgctgaagttatattctgataatcgaggtgcttctataggattgGCGTATTTATCgaagccgctcttactcataagcccccgagaattttgtcctcgaGCAATCCTTCGATTATTCCGAACTGCATTGTGTGCTGAACTATTGTTCACCCGATCTGCGACGTACggtcgatatcggtctctgttcgacctttgttctctgtcgatctcctTTTGGTTTTTAGTAACCGTCTTGTTCTGATGAACGGGTCCGTACGGAGCTCCCAACTgatcgtcctcgaccctaattttcgattggtatcggttgtgcacatccgcccaagtcatcgccggatactcgatcaaatcTTGTTTCAGCCTATGTGATGttgtcgaacttagctcgttcaacccttgggtgaaagc is drawn from Nicotiana tabacum cultivar K326 chromosome 22, ASM71507v2, whole genome shotgun sequence and contains these coding sequences:
- the LOC107760011 gene encoding uncharacterized protein LOC107760011 isoform X1 gives rise to the protein MPEIPKYNGTTDPNEYATSYTCAIKGNNLEDDEIESVLLKKFGETLSKGAMIEYHNLPPNSIDSFAMLADSFVKAHAGAIKVATRKSDLFKVKQREDEMLREFVSRFQMERMELPPVTDDWAVQAFTQGLNELSSTTSHRLKQDLIEYPAMTWADVHNRYQSKIRVEDDQLGAPYGPVHQNKTVTKNQKEIDREQRSNRDRYRPYVADRVNNSSAHNAVRNNRRIARGQNSRGLMSKSGFDKYANPIEAPRLSEYNFSVGASTLVSAIGRIKDTKWPRPMQTDPARRNPNQTCEYHGTHGHRTEDCKQLREEIARLFNKGNLQEFLSDRAKNHFKSRDFSKQNEQEEPQHVIHMIIGDIDTPHGPVLKRSKTSMVREKRSRTQDYAPMGTLSFDDEDAEGVIQPHNDALVISVLMNKSKIKRMLIDPGSSANIIRLKVVEQLGLQEWIVSATLVLNGFNMACETTRVR